The following proteins are encoded in a genomic region of Bernardetia sp. MNP-M8:
- a CDS encoding SMP-30/gluconolactonase/LRE family protein encodes MNKKKIIFSLPVVLLLLFLVNFIFQACSLNPNAWKPAKVPDFEGKLAKNEILQSTQWIDLDGWYGSEDIAVDKEGNLYCGVHRKKTDFSDGAILKIDTTGKVAIFCKTNSWITGLHFDKNENLIACDIERGLISVDKEGKITVLASKNEKGEPFLIPNDVDIADDGIIYFSNTSSKTHFSPRNVRKIILEMQPDGGLYSYNPKTKTVQTLIDGAFFGNGVALSKDNDFVLMADLAKYRIVRYWLKGEKQGTIDIFIDNLIGFPNGIARRKDGSFWLGFTTKRNELLDNLHPYTGKKKMLYGVPLWLQPKQEPFGIVMNISEEGKILSVFYDTTGEKVSEASSVEEHNGYLYLGGDLVNHIGKFKLPK; translated from the coding sequence ATGAACAAGAAAAAAATTATTTTTAGCCTCCCTGTTGTACTATTATTACTCTTTTTAGTCAATTTTATTTTTCAAGCCTGTTCTCTAAACCCCAATGCTTGGAAACCTGCCAAAGTTCCTGATTTTGAAGGAAAACTTGCCAAAAATGAAATTTTACAATCTACTCAATGGATAGATTTAGACGGTTGGTATGGCTCAGAAGATATTGCAGTTGATAAAGAAGGGAATTTATATTGTGGCGTACATCGCAAAAAAACAGACTTTTCTGATGGTGCAATTCTAAAAATAGATACTACTGGAAAAGTAGCCATTTTTTGTAAAACAAATTCTTGGATTACGGGCTTGCACTTTGATAAAAATGAAAATTTGATAGCTTGTGATATAGAAAGAGGTTTAATTAGTGTCGATAAAGAAGGTAAAATAACTGTTTTGGCTTCTAAAAATGAAAAAGGAGAGCCTTTTTTGATTCCCAATGATGTAGATATTGCTGATGACGGAATTATTTATTTTTCCAATACCTCTTCTAAAACACATTTTTCGCCTCGTAATGTTCGTAAGATCATATTAGAAATGCAACCTGATGGAGGATTATATTCCTACAATCCTAAAACTAAAACAGTCCAAACATTAATAGATGGAGCTTTTTTTGGAAATGGAGTAGCTCTTTCAAAAGATAATGATTTTGTATTGATGGCTGATTTAGCCAAATACAGAATAGTCCGTTATTGGTTGAAAGGAGAAAAACAAGGAACAATAGATATTTTTATAGATAATTTGATAGGATTTCCTAACGGAATTGCAAGACGAAAAGATGGTTCGTTTTGGTTAGGATTTACAACCAAACGAAATGAGCTTTTAGATAATTTGCATCCTTATACAGGAAAGAAAAAAATGCTTTATGGTGTTCCTTTATGGCTTCAACCCAAACAAGAGCCTTTTGGAATTGTGATGAATATAAGTGAAGAAGGCAAAATTCTGAGTGTGTTTTATGATACAACGGGCGAAAAAGTCTCAGAAGCAAGTTCTGTTGAAGAACATAATGGTTATTTATATTTGGGAGGAGATTTGGTAAATCATATTGGGAAATTTAAGTTACCTAAATAG
- a CDS encoding Crp/Fnr family transcriptional regulator: protein MEELRTYLNQYFKINESEWNLLQAIIQNQKFDTKQLLVQSGQVSKYIYFIRSGLLRVFHLNKGKEISTYFACDGQFISTFESLITQKPSTEYLETIEATEVYAISYKKLIDLYEQNPKFEKIGRMLAEQNYLCIKNRTYNFQTQTAKERYLEFINTYHQKIIQRVPQKQLASYLGIEAESLSRIRGQFLIT from the coding sequence ATGGAAGAGCTTCGTACCTACTTAAATCAATACTTCAAAATAAATGAATCAGAATGGAATCTATTACAGGCTATCATTCAAAATCAAAAGTTTGACACAAAACAATTACTTGTTCAATCAGGACAAGTTTCAAAATATATTTACTTTATTAGAAGTGGGCTTCTGCGTGTTTTTCACTTAAATAAAGGAAAAGAAATATCTACTTATTTTGCTTGTGATGGACAATTCATTTCCACATTTGAAAGTCTAATTACTCAAAAACCTTCTACTGAATATTTGGAAACCATTGAAGCCACAGAGGTATATGCTATTTCATATAAAAAACTGATTGATTTATATGAGCAAAATCCTAAATTTGAAAAAATTGGACGCATGTTAGCAGAACAAAATTATTTGTGTATAAAAAACAGAACCTATAATTTTCAAACCCAAACAGCTAAAGAAAGATATTTGGAGTTTATAAATACCTATCATCAAAAAATTATTCAACGTGTTCCTCAAAAACAATTAGCCAGCTATTTAGGAATTGAAGCCGAATCGTTAAGCCGAATTAGGGGTCAGTTTCTCATTACTTAA
- a CDS encoding efflux RND transporter permease subunit — translation MSETKPDLNKKTEPQQDPKFEIFGLSKFSLKNSTSVFIITILFVVAGIFSYIVMPKEQFPEIVMPTVYVQTVYPGNSPIDIENLITRPIEKELKSLKGVKKISSTSVQDASAVIIEFNEDVEVSDAVLDVKDAVDKAKKDLPKDLDQDPNVLEVDFSEIPIMEINLSGDFEQAKLKEYAEYLQDELEELSQVSEAVITGDRDREVQINADIYKMAARKVSFQDIENAIISENLTASGGDVLTEGYRRSLRVVGEFKDVSQLNGIIVKSENNEPIYLKEVAEVKDSYVERSSYARLATGNNFEEKGSLPVISLKVKKRSGENLIDAAYEIKEILKKAQGSHFPSTLDVTIVNDQSENMEMQIANLQNNIISGVILVVVVLLFFMGLRNALLVGVAIPLSMLISFMILNLVGISINIVVLFALILALGMLVDNAIVVIENTFRFMEEGYSAKKAAVMGVSEVAWPIISSTATTLAAFVPLAFWGGIMGEFLKYMPITLIVVLSSSLFVGLVINPVFSAYFMKVEGVSKKGVKTWLIVGIITMVLAAIGYVVAYTGSFSADTGAAAFTIKTEGFRLSYTIPNLLSTFGIIIFLNIYLLTPASNWFQNKLLTRLEDWYMKILRYLLKGSRPYLLTIGMFLLLVFSFVLVGNVGLQTSLFPSSDPLFVYMYVEAPLGTDIKTTNEFAETIEKKAYKVLAPYDEIIKSIGVNVGEESGDPQDNFGRSGATPHKARIAVAFYEFQYRKGISTSDIMKELSTEMKTIPGVKIKTDKNREGPPVGKPVNIEISGVEYDVLVKEAEKVKQMIEDAGIQGLDNLVVEAETGKPELILTIDREKARLFGLSTSQVAMTLRTAIFGKEISKYKDGDDDFPIQLRLQDKYRYNISALMNQVITFRDNRGTYHQIPISAIAKIDYSSSYGSVRRKDLDRMVAVSSGVVEGYNANEIVAQIKLLIKSHKLPEGYSIKLTGEQEEQAKSMAFLAKAMLIAVSAISLILVSQFNSIIKPFIIMGSVLFSMTGVMLGLVIFQMDFIIIMTGIGIISLAGVVVNNAIVLIDYTDQVRAKRKEELGLDEEEHLPAAEFLECIIKAGYTRLRPVLLTAITTVLGLIPLATGMNIDFAKLYANFNPDFYMGGDNATFWGPMAWAVIFGLVFATFLTLVVVPAMYLMADQLSEKISPSAKSTVIAERKED, via the coding sequence ATGAGCGAAACAAAACCAGACTTAAATAAAAAAACAGAACCTCAGCAAGACCCAAAATTCGAAATTTTTGGCTTGTCGAAGTTCTCTCTCAAAAACTCTACAAGTGTATTTATTATCACTATCCTTTTTGTAGTAGCAGGGATTTTCTCATACATTGTTATGCCCAAAGAGCAGTTTCCAGAAATTGTTATGCCGACGGTTTACGTCCAGACAGTTTATCCAGGTAACTCTCCTATTGATATAGAAAACCTTATTACTCGTCCGATAGAAAAAGAATTAAAATCTCTAAAAGGAGTAAAGAAAATTTCTTCTACTTCGGTTCAAGATGCTTCGGCTGTCATTATTGAATTTAATGAAGATGTAGAAGTTTCGGATGCCGTTCTTGATGTAAAAGATGCTGTTGATAAAGCTAAAAAGGATTTGCCTAAAGATTTAGACCAAGATCCAAATGTTTTGGAAGTAGATTTTTCTGAAATTCCGATTATGGAAATCAATCTCTCAGGAGATTTCGAACAAGCAAAGCTCAAAGAATACGCAGAATACTTACAAGACGAATTAGAAGAACTCTCTCAAGTTTCAGAAGCTGTAATTACAGGTGATAGAGATAGAGAAGTTCAAATCAATGCAGATATTTATAAAATGGCTGCTCGTAAAGTGTCTTTTCAAGATATAGAAAATGCTATTATTTCTGAAAACCTAACGGCTTCGGGTGGCGATGTTCTGACGGAAGGTTATCGTCGTTCTCTTCGTGTAGTTGGTGAGTTTAAAGATGTAAGTCAGCTGAATGGAATTATTGTAAAATCTGAGAATAATGAACCTATTTATTTGAAGGAAGTTGCAGAAGTAAAAGATTCGTATGTTGAACGCTCTAGTTATGCTCGTCTTGCAACAGGAAATAATTTTGAAGAAAAAGGAAGTCTTCCAGTAATTTCTTTAAAAGTAAAAAAGCGTAGTGGCGAAAACTTAATTGATGCTGCTTATGAAATCAAAGAAATTTTGAAAAAAGCACAAGGTTCTCATTTTCCATCTACATTAGATGTTACGATTGTAAACGACCAGTCTGAAAATATGGAAATGCAGATTGCCAACCTTCAAAACAACATTATTTCAGGTGTTATTTTGGTAGTTGTGGTATTACTTTTTTTTATGGGACTTCGCAATGCGCTTTTAGTAGGTGTTGCCATTCCACTATCAATGCTTATTTCCTTTATGATTCTGAATCTAGTAGGAATTAGTATCAATATTGTTGTTTTGTTTGCGCTTATTTTGGCTCTCGGAATGCTTGTAGATAATGCCATTGTAGTAATTGAGAATACTTTCAGATTTATGGAAGAAGGTTATTCTGCTAAAAAAGCTGCTGTTATGGGTGTGAGTGAAGTAGCTTGGCCAATCATTAGCTCTACAGCTACAACATTAGCAGCCTTTGTTCCTCTTGCTTTTTGGGGTGGAATTATGGGAGAGTTTTTGAAATACATGCCAATTACACTTATTGTTGTTTTATCTTCTTCTCTTTTTGTAGGATTAGTTATTAACCCTGTTTTCTCGGCTTACTTTATGAAAGTAGAAGGAGTGAGCAAAAAAGGAGTCAAGACATGGCTGATTGTAGGAATTATCACGATGGTTTTGGCTGCTATTGGATATGTGGTAGCCTATACAGGTTCTTTTTCTGCTGACACAGGTGCTGCTGCATTTACTATCAAAACAGAAGGGTTTAGACTTTCTTACACTATTCCTAATCTACTGAGTACGTTTGGAATAATTATTTTCTTAAATATTTATTTGCTCACACCTGCTTCAAACTGGTTTCAAAACAAACTATTGACTCGTTTGGAAGATTGGTATATGAAAATATTGCGTTATCTTTTGAAAGGTTCTCGTCCTTATCTTCTTACTATAGGAATGTTTCTTTTATTAGTCTTCAGTTTTGTTTTGGTAGGAAATGTAGGGCTTCAAACAAGTCTATTTCCTAGTAGTGACCCTCTTTTTGTTTATATGTATGTAGAAGCTCCTTTGGGAACAGACATCAAAACAACAAATGAGTTTGCTGAAACAATTGAAAAGAAAGCCTATAAAGTTCTTGCTCCTTATGATGAAATAATTAAATCAATTGGTGTAAATGTAGGTGAAGAATCGGGTGACCCTCAAGATAACTTTGGTAGAAGTGGTGCAACACCTCATAAAGCACGTATTGCAGTTGCTTTTTATGAATTCCAATACAGAAAAGGAATTAGTACTTCGGATATTATGAAGGAACTTTCTACTGAAATGAAAACAATTCCAGGGGTAAAAATCAAAACGGACAAAAACCGTGAGGGTCCTCCAGTTGGAAAACCTGTAAATATCGAAATTTCGGGAGTAGAATATGATGTTTTGGTAAAAGAAGCCGAAAAAGTAAAACAAATGATTGAAGATGCAGGCATCCAAGGACTTGACAATCTTGTTGTTGAAGCTGAAACTGGAAAACCTGAACTTATTCTTACTATTGATAGAGAAAAAGCTCGTTTGTTCGGACTTTCTACAAGCCAAGTAGCTATGACACTCAGAACAGCTATTTTTGGAAAAGAAATTTCGAAATACAAAGATGGTGATGATGATTTTCCTATTCAACTTCGCTTACAAGACAAATACCGTTATAATATTTCAGCTCTGATGAATCAGGTAATTACGTTTAGAGATAATCGTGGTACATATCATCAAATTCCAATTTCTGCGATTGCTAAGATTGATTATAGTTCGTCGTATGGCTCGGTTCGTCGTAAAGACCTTGACCGTATGGTAGCTGTAAGTTCTGGAGTTGTGGAAGGATATAATGCAAATGAAATTGTAGCACAAATCAAATTGCTTATCAAAAGTCATAAATTACCAGAAGGGTATAGCATTAAACTTACAGGAGAGCAAGAAGAGCAAGCCAAATCAATGGCATTTTTGGCAAAAGCGATGCTAATTGCCGTTTCTGCTATTTCGCTTATCTTGGTTTCTCAGTTCAACTCTATCATCAAGCCATTTATTATTATGGGTTCTGTACTCTTTAGTATGACAGGTGTAATGTTAGGTTTGGTAATTTTCCAAATGGATTTCATTATCATCATGACAGGAATCGGTATTATTTCATTGGCTGGTGTTGTTGTAAATAATGCGATTGTACTGATTGATTATACCGACCAAGTTCGTGCAAAACGAAAAGAAGAACTAGGACTTGATGAAGAAGAACATTTGCCTGCTGCTGAATTTTTGGAATGTATCATTAAAGCAGGTTATACTCGTCTTCGCCCTGTACTTCTGACAGCAATTACAACTGTTTTGGGACTTATTCCATTAGCAACAGGTATGAACATAGATTTTGCAAAACTCTATGCGAATTTTAATCCTGATTTTTATATGGGAGGCGATAATGCAACTTTTTGGGGACCAATGGCGTGGGCTGTTATCTTCGGTTTGGTATTCGCAACTTTCCTTACACTTGTAGTTGTGCCTGCAATGTATTTGATGGCTGACCAACTTTCTGAAAAGATTAGTCCAAGCGCAAAATCTACCGTTATTGCAGAACGAAAAGAGGATTAA
- a CDS encoding efflux RND transporter periplasmic adaptor subunit, which yields MKKYSNKISYLFFFVAILSLSFLSSCGEKEPKTPEEKKAALEKKRSELMELQGEIAQLEDALGEAAKKENPSKLVESMPVKSETFNHYIEVQGTVESDKNVTILPEMPATIMSLKVKEGDRVSAGQVIATLDAGTFNKQVAELETQLSLATTVYEKRKRLWEQKIGSEIEYLQSQNQKESLENSIATLKQQMRKSVVTSPISGTIDEVYAKQGELANPAMPIARVINVSDVQLVADVSENYLSAVKKGDKVKIFFSALGTEMEQKVTFVGQTINTANRTFKVQIDLPNKNGAIKPNLVGTVKINDFQAEGAITVPTNLIQIGTDGSKFLYVVKEEAGKKVAKKVVVKTGMSYEGSTVVTEGLSANDQVIIKGYNEVVDGENVRFIKS from the coding sequence ATGAAAAAATATTCTAATAAAATCAGTTACCTATTTTTCTTTGTAGCTATTCTCTCTCTTTCTTTCCTTTCTTCTTGTGGAGAAAAAGAACCAAAAACGCCTGAAGAAAAAAAGGCTGCTTTAGAGAAAAAACGTAGTGAACTAATGGAACTTCAAGGCGAAATTGCTCAACTTGAAGATGCACTAGGAGAAGCAGCAAAAAAAGAAAATCCTTCAAAATTGGTAGAATCAATGCCAGTAAAATCTGAAACTTTCAACCATTATATTGAAGTACAGGGAACAGTAGAGTCTGATAAAAATGTCACTATTTTGCCTGAAATGCCAGCAACAATTATGTCTTTGAAAGTAAAAGAAGGCGATAGAGTTTCGGCAGGACAAGTAATTGCAACCCTTGATGCAGGAACTTTCAACAAACAAGTAGCAGAACTTGAAACACAACTTTCACTTGCTACAACAGTTTATGAGAAAAGAAAACGCCTTTGGGAACAAAAAATAGGTTCAGAAATCGAATACCTACAATCTCAAAATCAAAAAGAAAGTTTGGAAAACAGCATTGCAACACTCAAACAACAGATGCGTAAAAGTGTAGTTACATCTCCTATTTCGGGAACGATTGATGAAGTCTATGCAAAACAAGGTGAACTAGCAAATCCTGCTATGCCAATTGCTCGTGTTATCAATGTTTCTGATGTGCAGCTTGTAGCTGATGTTTCTGAAAATTATCTTTCTGCTGTCAAAAAAGGTGATAAAGTAAAAATCTTCTTTAGTGCTTTAGGAACAGAAATGGAACAAAAAGTAACTTTTGTAGGACAAACAATCAATACTGCAAACCGTACTTTTAAAGTTCAGATTGACCTTCCAAATAAAAATGGAGCTATCAAACCAAATCTTGTTGGAACAGTAAAAATCAATGATTTTCAAGCAGAAGGAGCAATTACAGTTCCTACTAATTTGATTCAGATTGGAACAGATGGAAGCAAATTTTTATATGTTGTTAAAGAGGAAGCTGGAAAAAAAGTAGCTAAAAAAGTAGTCGTAAAAACAGGAATGTCGTATGAAGGTTCAACTGTTGTAACTGAAGGACTTTCTGCCAATGACCAAGTAATCATCAAAGGATATAATGAAGTAGTGGACGGAGAAAATGTTCGTTTCATTAAATCATAA
- a CDS encoding TolC family protein, with protein sequence MHRFLTLFSVLFFLLLFGSQLKAQGNTQTTSTKDLENYTLEQCIEYAIENRVEVKNAQLDNQIAKAKVGEVRAQGLPQLEASLSLVDNYKVPVNFLPAQILNPQAPEGEFVGVEFQPQYVGQSKIELQQLVFSGSYILGLKAAATYTELSKKQIIQSKIDIAESVSKAYYTLLINRERLELLKQNYNRLDTVYQQTKALYENGFAEKIDADRLKVSSNNIKMEIQNFERLIELSDMLLKFQMGLQQEDKLTVSGSLEKLEIDASEALVAQINPEQRIEFSLLQTQKDLNLLQIREYKARYLPTLAFFANYGANMGSPEAKDLIPFSSDRWVANGSFGLSLNIPVFDSFQKHYLIQQEKFRLLKTENQMRDFSRIVDLQVSQSSITLQNSIDKLKFQEENMELAQEIFRVTKIKYEEGVGSNLEVVEAETAYKEAQTNYYSALYDAMVAKIDLQKSQGTLYTVTTKE encoded by the coding sequence ATGCATCGATTTTTAACTTTATTTTCTGTCTTATTTTTCTTACTTCTTTTTGGAAGTCAGTTAAAGGCACAAGGAAATACACAAACCACTTCTACCAAAGACTTGGAAAACTATACACTAGAACAATGTATAGAATATGCCATCGAAAACCGTGTGGAAGTAAAAAATGCACAATTAGACAATCAAATTGCTAAAGCAAAAGTAGGAGAAGTAAGAGCGCAAGGCTTGCCCCAGCTAGAAGCTTCCCTCTCTTTAGTAGATAACTACAAAGTACCTGTAAACTTTCTACCTGCTCAAATTCTGAATCCACAAGCTCCAGAAGGAGAGTTTGTAGGTGTTGAATTTCAACCTCAATATGTAGGACAATCAAAAATAGAACTCCAACAGCTTGTTTTTAGTGGTTCATATATTTTAGGTTTGAAGGCTGCTGCTACTTATACAGAGCTTTCTAAAAAACAAATTATCCAATCTAAAATTGACATTGCAGAATCGGTCAGTAAAGCCTATTATACTCTTCTTATCAATAGAGAACGTTTAGAGCTTTTAAAGCAAAATTATAACCGACTAGATACAGTTTATCAACAAACAAAGGCATTGTATGAAAATGGTTTTGCTGAAAAAATTGATGCTGACAGGTTGAAAGTTTCTTCAAATAATATTAAAATGGAGATTCAGAATTTTGAGCGTTTGATAGAACTTAGTGATATGCTTCTAAAATTTCAAATGGGATTACAACAAGAAGACAAACTGACTGTTAGTGGTTCATTAGAAAAATTAGAAATCGATGCCTCAGAGGCTTTAGTGGCTCAAATTAATCCAGAACAGCGCATTGAATTTTCGTTACTCCAAACTCAAAAAGATCTTAATTTACTTCAAATCAGAGAATACAAAGCTCGTTACTTGCCTACTTTAGCCTTTTTTGCTAATTATGGTGCAAATATGGGTTCGCCAGAAGCAAAAGATTTGATTCCTTTTTCAAGCGATAGATGGGTAGCAAATGGTTCTTTCGGACTTAGTTTGAATATTCCTGTTTTTGATTCTTTCCAAAAGCATTATCTAATTCAGCAAGAAAAATTTAGATTGTTGAAAACAGAAAATCAAATGCGTGATTTTTCAAGAATAGTAGATTTACAAGTTTCTCAATCAAGTATTACTCTACAAAACAGCATTGACAAACTCAAATTTCAAGAAGAAAATATGGAATTGGCTCAAGAGATTTTTAGAGTAACCAAAATCAAATATGAAGAGGGTGTAGGTTCAAATTTGGAAGTTGTAGAAGCTGAAACAGCATACAAAGAAGCTCAAACCAATTACTATTCAGCTTTATATGATGCAATGGTTGCCAAAATAGACTTGCAAAAATCACAAGGAACTTTATATACAGTTACCACTAAAGAGTAA
- a CDS encoding TetR/AcrR family transcriptional regulator, with product MDISNSHNEQEENAKKTISEEFKAIKQHIVEGAQELFWTYGLRSVTMDDIANKLAMSKKTVYQYIQDKAELVYLCAEHQLENEFCNKQEVSQHAENAIAEVLKIMEYNRKFFLNFHPSLILDLQRSYPKAWKMFLRHKEEKIIKGIQENMERGIKEGLYRADIEPEVIARMRMAQVEAIFNPQIFSPKSHNIGEVQFQVFRHFLYGLVTLEGHQVLTEAIAQIEFNK from the coding sequence ATGGATATATCCAACTCACATAACGAGCAAGAAGAAAATGCAAAAAAAACCATTTCCGAAGAATTTAAAGCGATTAAACAACATATTGTTGAGGGAGCGCAAGAGCTTTTTTGGACATACGGACTTCGTAGCGTAACAATGGACGATATTGCAAACAAACTTGCCATGTCTAAAAAAACAGTCTATCAATATATTCAAGATAAAGCAGAATTAGTTTATTTATGTGCTGAACATCAGCTTGAAAATGAATTTTGTAATAAACAAGAAGTATCTCAACACGCTGAAAATGCGATTGCAGAAGTTTTGAAAATTATGGAATACAATAGAAAGTTTTTTCTCAATTTTCATCCTTCCTTAATTTTGGATTTGCAACGTAGTTATCCAAAGGCGTGGAAAATGTTTTTAAGACACAAAGAAGAAAAAATTATTAAAGGCATTCAAGAAAATATGGAAAGAGGAATAAAAGAAGGATTATATAGAGCTGATATCGAACCAGAGGTAATTGCAAGAATGCGAATGGCACAAGTAGAAGCTATCTTTAATCCTCAAATATTTTCTCCAAAATCACATAATATTGGTGAAGTTCAGTTCCAAGTTTTTAGGCATTTTTTATATGGGCTTGTAACTCTTGAAGGACATCAGGTACTAACAGAAGCAATTGCCCAAATAGAATTTAATAAATAA
- a CDS encoding transposase — translation MNKYTKEFSDIPIHHVHTTLLLISCILIKETVNLNKLKNQVGIFLNSPTVQINSHYKRLTRYFLDVYVQKTLWKLILVFSIGSFLNRKKVKKEIFYLAMDGSVWQLGEYTYHVLVLSVIYRKMAIPIFWINLERKGSSTLAHRKSLLASALLLYPFLKRFTILADREYKGRVWFRYLEEQGYTYIIRLCKGDYQLEVKKYHSLLKKAKLGKLVSQEFETDFAKKLKIVISYNGQAAKESEKFVILLTNKYRLTKEKISAIYYLRWKIECLFKHLKTNGFHLEEVGMVNPRKIRVLMALVIASFLLCILEGVKTKQRVKKDNESFYESVFRMGYGKVVFYATSIDQIIKKIVQLSKNYKIQNTT, via the coding sequence TTGAACAAATATACAAAGGAATTTTCAGATATTCCTATTCATCATGTTCATACTACTTTGTTGCTTATTAGCTGTATTCTGATAAAAGAAACAGTTAATTTAAACAAGTTAAAAAACCAAGTAGGTATTTTTTTAAATTCTCCTACTGTTCAAATTAATTCTCATTATAAGCGTCTTACTCGCTATTTTTTGGATGTTTATGTCCAAAAAACACTTTGGAAGTTGATTTTAGTTTTTAGTATAGGTTCTTTTTTAAATAGGAAGAAGGTAAAAAAAGAAATTTTCTATCTAGCTATGGATGGTAGTGTTTGGCAGTTAGGCGAATATACGTATCACGTTTTGGTATTAAGTGTTATTTATAGAAAAATGGCTATTCCTATTTTTTGGATAAATTTAGAACGAAAAGGCAGTTCTACTTTGGCTCATCGTAAAAGTTTATTAGCATCAGCTTTACTGTTATATCCTTTTTTGAAAAGATTTACAATTTTAGCTGATAGAGAATACAAAGGTAGAGTTTGGTTTAGGTATTTAGAAGAACAAGGATATACTTATATTATTCGGCTTTGTAAAGGAGATTATCAATTAGAGGTTAAAAAGTACCACAGTTTGCTTAAAAAAGCTAAATTAGGCAAATTAGTAAGTCAAGAATTTGAAACTGACTTTGCAAAAAAACTAAAAATAGTTATTTCTTATAATGGGCAAGCAGCAAAAGAAAGTGAAAAATTTGTCATTTTATTAACCAACAAATATCGTTTAACAAAAGAAAAGATTAGTGCTATCTATTATTTAAGATGGAAAATAGAGTGTTTATTTAAACATTTGAAAACAAATGGATTTCATTTAGAGGAGGTAGGAATGGTAAATCCAAGAAAAATTCGTGTTTTAATGGCATTAGTAATTGCATCTTTTTTACTCTGTATCTTAGAAGGAGTAAAAACAAAACAGAGAGTAAAAAAAGACAATGAATCTTTTTATGAATCTGTATTTAGAATGGGGTACGGAAAAGTAGTATTTTACGCTACTTCCATAGACCAAATAATAAAAAAAATAGTTCAATTATCGAAAAACTACAAAATTCAAAATACAACCTAA